A window of Rufibacter sp. LB8 contains these coding sequences:
- the metX gene encoding homoserine O-acetyltransferase has translation MLKGRVFEYNFEFPLESGQTLPGFQLFYTTWGTLNQDKSNVIWVCHALTGNAFVKDWWGELFGEGKTFDPATHFIVCANTLGGCYGSTGPLSLNPDTGKPYYHTFPQLTNRDVARAFDYLREELGIDQIDVLLGGSLGGQHALEWSIIRPEAVRRLVQVASNAQQTPWGIALNESQRMAIEQDVTWQLNTDDAGLNGMKTARSIALLSYRNYQAYNGGQQENSLEKLNHFRAATYQQYQGEKLANRFNAFTYWHLTKMMDSHHVGRGRGGVENALRQVLAETLVIGVDSDLLFPLPEQRLVARHIPNATFQVIRSGFGHDGFLLEAGQLQEALETFLKKKPQRKTWIPTVF, from the coding sequence ATGTTGAAAGGCCGCGTTTTTGAATACAACTTTGAATTTCCGTTGGAGTCTGGGCAAACATTGCCCGGCTTCCAACTTTTTTACACCACCTGGGGCACGCTCAACCAAGACAAGAGCAACGTCATCTGGGTGTGCCATGCGCTTACCGGCAACGCGTTTGTGAAAGACTGGTGGGGCGAGCTTTTTGGAGAAGGAAAAACCTTTGACCCGGCCACCCATTTCATTGTCTGCGCCAACACGCTGGGCGGTTGCTACGGCTCTACGGGTCCGCTTAGTTTGAACCCAGACACCGGCAAACCTTATTACCACACGTTTCCGCAGCTTACTAATAGAGATGTAGCGCGGGCCTTTGATTACCTGCGCGAAGAACTGGGCATTGACCAGATTGATGTCTTGCTGGGTGGCTCTTTGGGCGGGCAACATGCCTTGGAATGGTCCATCATTCGGCCGGAGGCGGTGAGGCGCCTGGTGCAGGTGGCCTCTAACGCGCAGCAAACGCCCTGGGGCATTGCCCTGAATGAAAGCCAGCGCATGGCCATTGAGCAAGACGTAACCTGGCAATTGAACACCGATGACGCCGGTCTGAACGGCATGAAAACGGCGCGTTCCATCGCCTTACTTTCTTACCGCAACTACCAGGCTTACAACGGTGGCCAACAGGAGAACAGCCTTGAAAAGCTGAACCACTTCAGGGCGGCTACTTACCAGCAATACCAGGGCGAAAAACTGGCCAACCGCTTTAATGCCTTTACCTACTGGCACCTCACCAAAATGATGGACAGCCACCACGTGGGCCGGGGCCGGGGCGGCGTGGAAAATGCCCTGCGCCAGGTACTAGCCGAAACGTTGGTGATTGGCGTGGATTCTGATTTGCTGTTCCCCCTACCAGAGCAGCGGTTGGTGGCACGGCACATTCCCAATGCCACGTTCCAGGTAATCAGGTCAGGTTTTGGGCACGACGGTTTTCTTTTGGAGGCTGGTCAGTTGCAGGAGGCACTAGAAACTTTTTTAAAGAAAAAACCACAGAGAAAGACATGGATTCCAACCGTATTCTAA
- a CDS encoding homoserine dehydrogenase encodes MDSNRILKIGLFGFGCVGQGLYDILERETQLPFQIEKICVKDPTKVRPLSPEYFTYDAEEVLQDDRLDLLVEAISDAQEAYQIVTAALRKGKRVVTANKKLVAFHLPELLALQQEFGGVLLYEAAVAGGIPIIRAVEEYFANEPLVRVHGILNGSSNYILSQIFQQQKPYHEALKEAQDKGFAELDPWLDVAGADSRHKLCILTAHAFGRTLAPEEVAFFGIDFLGQRDLDFAKHNNSSIKLIASVHVTPEGELVPLVLPSLVKATDDLNVVEQEFNGVVVQGAYSGPQLFKGRGAGGHPTGAAVLSDVISISKDYQYGYRKLNQTLRIPALALDHTLEVYLRTSDPALFDTLELEHQQIIECAPDAEAVVGTVTLGNLVQHQDKIREAGAFILALSSDFTKTKVQKQEKAEAVLS; translated from the coding sequence ATGGATTCCAACCGTATTCTAAAAATAGGCTTGTTCGGGTTTGGCTGCGTAGGGCAGGGGCTGTATGATATTCTGGAGCGCGAAACCCAGTTGCCGTTTCAGATTGAGAAAATCTGCGTGAAAGACCCCACCAAGGTGCGTCCGCTAAGCCCGGAATATTTTACCTATGACGCCGAGGAAGTCTTGCAAGATGACCGGTTGGATCTGCTGGTGGAAGCCATTAGTGATGCCCAAGAAGCTTACCAGATTGTGACTGCCGCGCTCCGGAAAGGCAAACGCGTGGTCACCGCCAACAAAAAACTGGTGGCGTTCCATCTGCCCGAGTTGTTGGCGCTGCAGCAGGAATTTGGCGGCGTGCTGTTGTATGAAGCAGCAGTGGCCGGCGGCATTCCCATCATTAGAGCCGTGGAAGAATATTTCGCGAATGAACCTTTGGTGCGCGTACACGGCATTCTGAACGGTTCATCCAATTACATCCTGAGCCAGATTTTCCAGCAACAGAAGCCGTACCATGAAGCCCTGAAAGAAGCCCAGGACAAAGGCTTCGCCGAACTGGACCCGTGGCTGGACGTGGCCGGCGCCGATTCCCGGCACAAACTATGCATCTTAACGGCCCACGCCTTCGGGAGAACGCTGGCGCCGGAGGAAGTCGCTTTCTTCGGGATTGATTTCCTGGGCCAGCGCGACCTTGACTTCGCGAAGCACAACAATAGCAGCATTAAATTAATAGCCTCGGTGCACGTGACGCCAGAAGGAGAATTGGTGCCGTTGGTGCTGCCCAGCCTGGTAAAAGCCACTGATGACCTTAACGTTGTAGAGCAGGAATTCAACGGTGTGGTAGTGCAGGGAGCCTATTCTGGGCCGCAATTGTTCAAAGGCCGCGGCGCGGGCGGGCACCCCACGGGTGCGGCGGTGTTGTCTGATGTGATTTCCATCAGTAAAGACTACCAGTACGGGTACCGAAAATTAAACCAGACGCTAAGAATACCTGCCTTGGCGCTGGACCATACCCTTGAAGTGTACCTCAGAACATCAGACCCAGCTTTGTTTGACACTCTGGAATTAGAGCACCAGCAGATTATTGAGTGCGCGCCAGATGCCGAGGCCGTTGTGGGGACTGTTACCCTGGGGAATTTAGTGCAGCACCAGGACAAAATTCGCGAAGCCGGTGCTTTCATCCTGGCTCTTTCCTCAGATTTTACCAAAACAAAAGTGCAGAAACAGGAGAAGGCCGAAGCTGTTTTGTCATAA
- the lysA gene encoding diaminopimelate decarboxylase, translating into MSKQHLPVLAKHATPFYLYDLGLLRTTLDQAKTEAQQYGYHVHYALKANANAPILAEILERGFGADCVSGNEVKRALEAGFTPENIVFAGVGKSDAEINLALQSGIFCFNCESVQELEVIQELAAAQGKTAQVALRINPNVDAYTHKYITTGLEENKFGINTWELENLLPNFSHWPNIKLIGLHFHIGSQITDLRAFENLCGRVNELQDWFEARGYTFPHLNVGGGLGVNYQQPEEHPIADFKEYFGIFNRLLTKRPGQQVHFELGRALVAQCGSLISKVLYLKHGQKTNFVILDAGMTELMRPALYQAYHKIENLTSNLPAKTYDVVGPICESSDCFAKGIELPETHRGDLVAIKTAGAYGEVMASAYNLRDRVQAVYVD; encoded by the coding sequence ATGAGTAAGCAACATTTACCGGTGCTAGCCAAACACGCCACGCCGTTTTATCTCTATGATCTGGGTTTGCTCAGAACTACTTTAGACCAAGCCAAAACCGAGGCCCAGCAATACGGCTACCACGTGCATTATGCGCTCAAAGCCAACGCCAACGCCCCTATTCTGGCCGAGATTCTGGAAAGAGGTTTTGGCGCGGACTGCGTGAGCGGCAACGAAGTGAAGCGTGCCCTGGAAGCCGGTTTTACGCCGGAAAATATTGTATTCGCGGGCGTGGGCAAGTCAGACGCGGAAATCAACCTGGCCTTGCAGTCCGGTATTTTCTGCTTTAACTGTGAGTCTGTGCAGGAACTGGAGGTGATTCAGGAACTGGCGGCCGCCCAGGGCAAAACTGCCCAGGTGGCGCTGCGCATTAACCCCAACGTTGACGCCTATACGCACAAATACATCACCACCGGCCTGGAGGAAAATAAATTCGGGATCAATACCTGGGAACTGGAAAACCTGTTGCCGAATTTCTCACATTGGCCAAATATCAAACTGATTGGTTTGCACTTCCACATTGGGTCGCAGATTACAGATTTGCGGGCGTTTGAGAACCTGTGCGGGCGCGTGAATGAACTGCAGGATTGGTTTGAGGCCCGCGGCTACACGTTTCCGCACCTGAACGTGGGCGGCGGCCTGGGCGTGAACTACCAGCAGCCCGAAGAACATCCCATCGCAGATTTCAAGGAATACTTCGGCATTTTCAACCGCTTGCTCACCAAAAGGCCAGGCCAGCAAGTCCATTTTGAATTGGGCCGGGCGTTGGTGGCGCAGTGCGGAAGTTTGATCTCCAAAGTTTTGTACCTCAAGCACGGGCAGAAAACCAATTTCGTGATTCTGGATGCGGGCATGACCGAGTTGATGCGTCCGGCGCTGTACCAGGCTTACCATAAAATTGAGAACCTCACCAGCAATCTCCCGGCCAAAACCTATGACGTGGTGGGCCCCATCTGCGAGTCTTCTGACTGTTTCGCCAAAGGCATTGAACTCCCAGAAACCCACCGTGGCGATTTGGTAGCCATTAAAACCGCCGGCGCCTACGGCGAAGTGATGGCCTCCGCGTATAATTTGCGTGACCGCGTGCAGGCCGTGTATGTAGACTAG
- a CDS encoding aspartate kinase — MKIMKFGGTSVGSAERMGAVSQLIPAQEPVLVVLSAMSGTTNHLVQIGQQLAQANVAQALVLTDQLEQRYKQVVAELYKQDDSKEKGHQVLQTVFADIRACLHKPFSAAIEKIILAQGELLSTQLFQIFQEEKGVTSVLLPALEFMKITDEDEPDQAYIRENLQKQLAKYPDHHLFITQGYICRNHRNEIDNLKRGGSDYSASLMGAAVRAQEIQIWTDIDGMHNNDPRVVKNTYPIAELSFDEAAELAYFGAKILHPSSILPAQQHNIPVRLLNTMQPQAAGTIISSKRTGKEIKAVAAKDGIYAIKIKSSRMLLAYGFLRSVFEVFERFKTPIDMITTSEVAVSLTIDNATYLPEITEALQRFGTVEIDSELTIVCVVGDFMEDKPGAALKVVQSLSQIPLRMISYGGSKNNISLLVNTIHKEKALISINEGVFSERGKSHE, encoded by the coding sequence ATGAAAATCATGAAATTCGGGGGCACCTCTGTTGGCTCAGCAGAGCGCATGGGGGCTGTCTCGCAATTGATTCCGGCCCAGGAACCGGTGCTGGTGGTGTTGTCTGCTATGTCGGGCACTACCAACCACCTGGTGCAGATTGGGCAGCAGCTGGCGCAGGCAAACGTGGCGCAGGCTCTAGTTCTCACAGACCAATTGGAGCAACGCTATAAACAGGTGGTTGCCGAATTATATAAACAGGACGATTCCAAAGAAAAAGGCCACCAAGTGCTGCAAACGGTGTTCGCAGATATAAGAGCGTGTCTGCACAAACCGTTTTCCGCGGCCATTGAGAAAATCATTTTAGCGCAGGGCGAATTATTGTCTACCCAACTTTTCCAGATTTTCCAGGAAGAGAAAGGGGTGACGTCTGTGCTGTTGCCGGCGTTGGAATTCATGAAAATCACCGACGAGGACGAGCCCGACCAAGCTTACATCAGGGAGAACCTGCAGAAACAATTGGCCAAGTACCCAGACCACCACTTGTTCATCACGCAAGGCTACATCTGCCGAAACCACCGAAACGAGATTGACAACCTCAAGCGGGGCGGCAGTGACTATTCGGCGTCTTTGATGGGGGCGGCGGTGCGCGCCCAGGAAATCCAGATCTGGACCGACATTGACGGCATGCACAACAATGACCCGCGCGTGGTCAAGAACACCTACCCTATTGCCGAACTGTCGTTTGACGAGGCGGCGGAGTTGGCTTACTTTGGCGCGAAGATTCTGCACCCGTCCAGCATTTTGCCCGCGCAGCAGCACAACATTCCGGTGCGTTTGTTGAACACCATGCAGCCCCAGGCGGCGGGTACCATTATTTCGTCTAAAAGAACGGGCAAGGAAATTAAGGCAGTGGCGGCCAAAGACGGTATTTACGCCATCAAGATAAAGTCCAGCCGCATGTTGTTGGCCTACGGTTTCCTGCGCAGCGTGTTTGAGGTGTTTGAACGTTTCAAGACGCCCATTGACATGATCACCACCTCTGAGGTAGCCGTTTCTTTGACCATTGACAATGCCACGTATTTGCCAGAAATCACCGAGGCTTTACAGCGTTTTGGCACCGTGGAGATTGACTCAGAGTTGACCATTGTCTGCGTGGTGGGTGACTTTATGGAAGACAAGCCTGGCGCCGCCTTAAAAGTGGTGCAGTCATTGAGCCAGATCCCGTTGCGCATGATTTCTTATGGCGGAAGCAAAAACAACATCAGCTTGCTGGTCAATACTATACACAAAGAGAAAGCCCTGATTTCTATCAATGAAGGCGTGTTTTCAGAAAGGGGAAAAAGCCATGAGTAA
- a CDS encoding beta-ketoacyl synthase N-terminal-like domain-containing protein, which produces MRTSEQEFIVIRGMGSVSGLGCSSSEVKETLASGKTTFSPFSATDPSPVSRISSSGEASIHALVQENPVYGTLDRSVQLAMVAARQALQETNWTSADLEDMGVNIGSSRGATGMFEQYHQEYLLNPTGRLSPAASPNTTLGNVASWVAQDLQAAGPVISHSVTCSTAIQAFANGVAWLKSGLAKRFMVGGTEAPLTPFTVAQMKAIGIYSTLSADNNPCRPLNSEGLNTFVLGEGAAVFALERMTLSEMKTLNQPQVLVVSAVGLGFEKVPSKTGLTPDGQHFQKAMQAALAQANLGPQHIQGILVHAPGTKAGDAAEMEALHQVFGNSLPTLHTVKNQIGHTLGASGALSVMAACHLLGVENLTSNSGRAKSKQHFLVNAAGFGGNCASILLSHLVSE; this is translated from the coding sequence ATGCGTACTAGCGAGCAGGAGTTTATTGTGATCAGAGGCATGGGGTCGGTCTCGGGTTTGGGCTGTTCCAGTTCAGAAGTCAAGGAAACGTTGGCTTCGGGCAAAACTACTTTCTCCCCTTTTTCTGCCACTGATCCTTCGCCAGTCAGTAGAATTTCCAGTTCTGGAGAAGCATCTATCCATGCTCTTGTCCAAGAAAACCCAGTGTACGGCACGCTTGACCGATCGGTGCAACTCGCCATGGTGGCGGCCCGTCAAGCCCTGCAAGAAACCAACTGGACTTCTGCAGACCTGGAAGACATGGGCGTGAACATAGGATCTTCGCGCGGCGCTACGGGTATGTTTGAGCAGTACCACCAGGAATATCTTTTAAATCCCACCGGCAGATTGTCTCCCGCCGCCTCTCCTAACACTACTTTGGGGAATGTTGCCAGTTGGGTAGCCCAGGATTTACAGGCGGCGGGCCCGGTGATTAGTCATTCGGTGACCTGCAGCACCGCCATTCAGGCGTTCGCCAACGGCGTGGCCTGGCTGAAGAGCGGCCTGGCAAAACGCTTTATGGTGGGCGGGACCGAGGCACCTTTGACGCCGTTCACGGTGGCCCAGATGAAAGCCATCGGCATTTATTCCACGCTTTCCGCAGATAATAATCCATGCCGCCCCTTGAACTCAGAAGGCCTTAACACCTTTGTGCTGGGTGAAGGTGCCGCTGTGTTCGCGCTGGAGCGCATGACGCTCTCTGAGATGAAAACCTTAAATCAACCACAGGTGCTGGTAGTATCTGCCGTGGGTTTGGGATTTGAGAAAGTGCCCTCCAAAACTGGACTTACCCCAGACGGACAGCATTTTCAGAAGGCCATGCAGGCTGCTTTAGCCCAAGCAAACCTAGGCCCCCAACACATACAGGGAATTCTAGTGCATGCGCCCGGTACCAAGGCCGGAGATGCCGCAGAAATGGAAGCGTTGCACCAGGTTTTTGGGAACTCTCTTCCCACCTTGCACACTGTTAAAAATCAGATTGGCCACACTTTAGGAGCTTCCGGGGCTTTGTCGGTAATGGCGGCTTGTCATTTGTTGGGTGTAGAAAATCTTACTTCTAATTCTGGTCGCGCCAAAAGCAAACAACATTTCTTGGTGAACGCGGCTGGTTTCGGGGGAAATTGTGCCAGCATCTTGTTAAGCCATTTGGTATCTGAATAG
- the bioA gene encoding adenosylmethionine--8-amino-7-oxononanoate transaminase, whose amino-acid sequence MSQTKYLSERDLAVNWHPYTQMQTAPPPIGIVRGEGAILYSEDGKEYIDAVSSWWVNLHGHAHPHIAQRVAQQLQTLEHVIFAGFTHEPAVELSERLLCLLPQNQKKVFYTDNGSTAVEVALKMALQFWYNQGIPKTKIIAFEGSYHGDTFGAMAVSERSVFTQPFQQYLFDVAFLPVPVPGREMETLDALTALLTQSDSAAFIYEPLVLGTAGMVMYAPEILDQIISLCHQHQVLCIQDEVMTGFGRTGKRFAADYLTQQPDLMCFSKGITGGTMALGVTTVSQQIFNAFLSEDKTRALFHGHSYTANPVACAAALASLDLVENLEFQKNLDRISTSHANFKTEFEHQPGIKECRQTGTILAVEFAVEQTSYFHSLRDKLYNFALENGVLLRPLGNIVYVLPPYCITENQLEKVYSTLEGMRKLVQ is encoded by the coding sequence GTGAGCCAAACTAAATATCTGTCAGAGCGGGATTTGGCCGTGAACTGGCACCCCTACACGCAGATGCAGACCGCGCCGCCGCCCATAGGCATTGTGCGGGGCGAAGGGGCGATTTTATATTCGGAAGACGGAAAGGAATACATTGACGCCGTGAGTTCGTGGTGGGTGAACCTGCACGGGCACGCGCACCCACACATTGCGCAACGCGTGGCCCAGCAGTTGCAAACCCTGGAACACGTGATTTTTGCGGGGTTCACGCATGAACCGGCCGTGGAATTAAGCGAGCGGTTGCTTTGTCTGCTGCCCCAAAACCAGAAGAAAGTCTTTTACACAGACAATGGCTCCACCGCGGTGGAAGTCGCCCTGAAAATGGCGCTGCAGTTCTGGTACAACCAAGGCATTCCCAAAACCAAAATCATCGCCTTTGAAGGAAGTTACCACGGCGACACGTTCGGGGCGATGGCGGTGAGCGAGCGTTCCGTTTTTACGCAGCCTTTTCAGCAGTACCTTTTTGACGTGGCCTTTTTGCCCGTGCCTGTGCCCGGCCGTGAAATGGAAACCCTAGATGCCCTTACTGCACTTTTAACCCAAAGCGACAGCGCCGCTTTTATCTATGAACCTCTGGTGTTGGGCACGGCCGGTATGGTCATGTATGCACCGGAAATCCTAGATCAGATTATTTCGCTTTGCCACCAGCACCAGGTGTTGTGTATTCAAGACGAAGTGATGACAGGCTTCGGCCGCACAGGAAAACGCTTTGCCGCCGATTACTTAACGCAGCAACCAGATTTGATGTGCTTTTCAAAAGGCATTACCGGCGGCACCATGGCCTTGGGCGTGACCACCGTTTCCCAACAGATTTTCAATGCCTTTTTAAGCGAAGACAAAACCCGCGCCCTGTTCCATGGGCATTCGTACACGGCCAACCCCGTAGCCTGCGCCGCCGCTTTAGCCAGTTTGGACTTGGTGGAAAATCTGGAATTTCAGAAAAACTTGGATAGAATTTCAACATCACACGCCAATTTCAAAACAGAATTTGAGCACCAGCCAGGCATAAAAGAGTGTCGGCAGACGGGTACTATCCTGGCAGTGGAGTTCGCGGTGGAGCAGACGTCCTATTTTCATTCTTTGCGTGATAAACTCTATAATTTCGCCTTAGAGAATGGGGTTCTTTTGCGGCCGCTGGGCAACATTGTGTATGTCTTGCCGCCCTACTGCATCACAGAAAATCAGTTAGAAAAAGTGTATTCCACGCTGGAAGGCATGCGCAAACTGGTGCAATAA
- the bioD gene encoding dethiobiotin synthase: MEFAYPTHPKRYFITGIGTDVGKTVAASVLTQALEADYWKPVQAGSLDDSDTHTVQRLVSNSKSVFHPEAYRLKMPASPHTAAAAEGIRLSLDKIQAPETQNHLIVEGAGGVMVPLNENDLIIDLIQRLKLEVILISRNYLGSINHTLSTVEVLRYRKIPIAGIIFNGVPNDSTEDFVLYYTKLKRLPTILWEDEFDQYTIRRYAKTFKDYFAGEPN, translated from the coding sequence ATGGAATTTGCTTACCCTACGCACCCCAAACGCTACTTCATCACCGGCATTGGCACAGACGTAGGGAAGACCGTGGCCGCCTCGGTACTTACCCAGGCCCTGGAAGCAGATTACTGGAAGCCTGTACAAGCCGGAAGTCTTGATGATTCAGACACCCACACCGTGCAGCGGCTGGTCTCCAATTCCAAAAGCGTGTTTCACCCTGAGGCCTACCGCCTGAAGATGCCCGCCTCGCCGCACACTGCCGCCGCCGCTGAAGGGATCAGACTTTCCTTAGATAAAATTCAGGCCCCTGAGACCCAGAACCATTTAATTGTGGAAGGCGCGGGCGGCGTGATGGTGCCCCTGAACGAAAACGATTTGATCATTGACCTGATCCAACGCCTGAAACTGGAGGTGATCTTGATTTCCCGTAATTACCTGGGCAGCATTAACCACACGCTGTCTACGGTGGAGGTGCTGCGCTACCGCAAAATTCCCATTGCGGGCATAATCTTCAACGGCGTACCCAATGATTCTACCGAGGATTTTGTGCTGTATTACACCAAGTTGAAGCGCCTGCCCACCATTCTCTGGGAAGACGAGTTTGACCAGTACACTATTCGGCGGTACGCCAAAACCTTTAAAGACTACTTTGCGGGTGAGCCAAACTAA
- a CDS encoding aminotransferase class I/II-fold pyridoxal phosphate-dependent enzyme yields the protein MKFPHRLQRQLEARAQNGTQRSLKTVAPDLVDFSSNDYLGLARSEKLANLVLEEVAGFPAHGATGSRLLSGNSQYAQELEGSIAAFHHAEAALLFNSGYAANTGFFSSVPQRGDTIFYDEASHASIKDGIRLSFAQSFAFRHNDLEDLKAKLTRAQGDVYVAVESLYSMDGDFAPLQELAVFCQEKGLYLVVDEAHSNGLYGPHGAGLVSSLGLEDQVFARIMTFGKALGCHGAAMVGSKQLQQFLLNFSRPFIYTTALPLTSLAAIKMAYALLPTVEKERKKVHALAGFYQRLKMTSVFGLISENEPENSPIQAWHLPDPVALKDVSSQLQHAGFDVRPVFSPAVPAGKERLRLVLHAYNTTEQVQELWNLLTLRTPNATSSPALAQT from the coding sequence ATGAAATTCCCCCATCGGCTGCAACGGCAATTGGAGGCGCGCGCCCAAAACGGCACGCAGCGCAGCCTTAAAACCGTGGCCCCAGACCTGGTGGATTTCAGTTCCAATGATTATTTAGGCCTGGCCCGTTCTGAAAAACTGGCAAATCTGGTTTTAGAGGAAGTAGCAGGTTTTCCGGCCCATGGCGCCACTGGTTCCCGGCTATTAAGCGGAAACTCTCAATACGCCCAGGAATTAGAGGGAAGTATTGCGGCCTTTCACCACGCAGAGGCGGCTTTGCTCTTTAATTCCGGCTACGCGGCTAATACGGGATTTTTCTCGTCGGTTCCGCAGCGCGGTGATACCATTTTCTATGACGAGGCCAGTCACGCGTCTATCAAAGATGGCATCAGGCTGAGTTTTGCGCAGAGTTTTGCGTTTCGGCACAATGATTTGGAAGACCTGAAAGCCAAACTGACCCGCGCCCAAGGCGATGTGTACGTGGCGGTTGAGTCACTGTATTCCATGGATGGGGACTTCGCGCCGCTGCAAGAATTGGCTGTTTTTTGCCAGGAGAAAGGCTTGTACCTGGTAGTAGATGAGGCGCACTCCAACGGCTTGTATGGCCCGCATGGTGCAGGTTTGGTCAGCAGTTTAGGTTTAGAAGACCAAGTGTTTGCCAGAATCATGACCTTTGGCAAAGCGTTGGGTTGCCATGGCGCGGCGATGGTAGGGTCTAAGCAGTTGCAGCAGTTTTTGCTCAACTTCAGTCGGCCGTTTATCTACACCACGGCCCTGCCATTGACTTCGTTGGCGGCTATCAAAATGGCGTACGCGCTGTTGCCAACCGTGGAGAAAGAAAGAAAAAAGGTGCATGCTTTGGCTGGGTTTTACCAGCGGTTAAAAATGACTTCCGTTTTCGGGCTCATTTCTGAAAATGAGCCCGAAAACAGCCCCATACAGGCCTGGCATTTGCCTGACCCTGTTGCCTTAAAAGACGTCTCCAGCCAATTGCAGCACGCGGGGTTTGACGTCAGGCCGGTGTTCAGCCCCGCGGTGCCCGCCGGCAAAGAGAGATTACGATTAGTGCTGCACGCTTACAACACCACAGAACAAGTACAAGAACTATGGAATTTGCTTACCCTACGCACCCCAAACGCTACTTCATCACCGGCATTGGCACAGACGTAG
- the bioB gene encoding biotin synthase BioB, which translates to MTDATLTTPIRTDWTMDEIRAIYYKPVLELIVEASQVHKNFQATGEVQVCTLLSVKTGGCPEDCAYCPQAARYHTDVPVHKLLSNESVLKAAQEAKDGGSTRFCMGAAWREVRDNRDFDRVLEMVEGVNEMGLEVCCTLGMVNEYQAERLKQAGLYAYNHNLDTSEENYSNIITTRTYGDRLDTIENVRKAGISVCSGGIIGLGETDDDRIAMLHVLSNLTQHPESVPVNALVPVEGTPLAEQPRVNVWEMVRMIATARILMPQTMVRLSAGRQEMTVAEQALCFLAGANSIFSGDKLLTTPNPGFADDKAMFELLGLTPRKSFKTETACGGTMPATAEAITAQLSAN; encoded by the coding sequence ATGACGGACGCCACGTTGACTACCCCAATCCGCACGGACTGGACCATGGATGAGATTCGCGCCATTTACTATAAGCCTGTCTTAGAACTCATTGTGGAAGCCAGCCAAGTACACAAGAATTTTCAGGCCACCGGCGAAGTGCAGGTCTGCACCTTGCTCAGCGTGAAAACCGGCGGCTGCCCCGAAGACTGCGCCTATTGTCCGCAGGCCGCGCGTTACCACACAGACGTGCCCGTGCACAAACTGCTCAGCAATGAAAGCGTCTTAAAAGCGGCCCAGGAAGCCAAAGACGGCGGTTCAACTCGTTTCTGCATGGGCGCCGCCTGGCGCGAGGTGCGCGACAACCGCGACTTCGACCGTGTATTAGAGATGGTGGAAGGCGTGAACGAAATGGGGCTGGAAGTCTGCTGCACCCTGGGCATGGTCAACGAATACCAGGCCGAACGCCTGAAGCAAGCCGGCCTTTACGCCTACAACCACAACCTGGACACCTCCGAGGAAAACTATAGCAACATCATCACCACCCGTACGTACGGCGACCGCCTGGACACCATTGAGAACGTGCGCAAAGCCGGCATCTCTGTCTGCAGCGGCGGCATTATTGGCCTGGGCGAAACCGATGACGATAGAATTGCCATGCTGCACGTGCTCAGCAACTTAACCCAACACCCTGAGTCTGTACCGGTGAACGCACTGGTGCCCGTAGAAGGCACTCCGCTGGCCGAGCAGCCGCGCGTGAACGTCTGGGAAATGGTGCGCATGATTGCCACCGCCCGTATTCTCATGCCACAGACCATGGTCCGTTTATCGGCTGGGCGGCAAGAGATGACCGTGGCCGAGCAGGCGCTTTGCTTCTTGGCCGGGGCCAACTCCATCTTCTCCGGTGACAAACTCTTGACCACGCCAAATCCCGGCTTCGCCGATGATAAAGCCATGTTTGAATTACTGGGCCTCACACCGCGCAAATCGTTTAAAACCGAGACGGCCTGCGGTGGCACCATGCCTGCCACGGCAGAAGCCATCACCGCCCAACTGAGCGCCAACTAA